One genomic region from Granulimonas faecalis encodes:
- a CDS encoding 4-alpha-glucanotransferase: protein MRALHNSRGSRYRDPYGAAPQGGAVTLTVDVWDDPGTQASIRTWVDGVGETFLPMELVDTADDGRLTFTGEVPCEELGIVWYAFLLEGSDGTVRYYGAREGRTGGVGQMYDHMPPSFQITVYRPREVTPDWYKGGMVYQIFPDRYKRGADWRERTEAALSQERVGGVPRSLVEDWDEPPAYKRDDSGRVAEWEFYGGTLEGIREELGRIRDMGFTAIYLNPIFEAQSNHRYDTGDYLAVDPMLGDEAGFRRLCAEAAEMGVSVILDGVFNHTGVDSRYFNKFGNYDSVGAWQSPDSPYRPWYLMQEDGTYTCWWGVDDLPDTDKANPEWQDFVYGPDGVVAHWLRAGARGWRLDVADELNDAFIAGIKAAEDRVLPDALLLGEVWEDASNKLAYGEVRKYLCGTELDSAMNYPFREALLHYVCGTWPAEEMAERMASLKENYPPDAFYATLNLLGSHDRTRLLTILGGAPDKDSLSDDQRRGYRLSEGQRGLAKGRLWLATLVQMCSPGVPCVYYGDEAGLEGYTDPYNRGTYPWGHEDADCGAIYKNAMDLRRQFPMLVNGGFEPFSVGSDVYGFWRTPAAGDDEAGERICVLVNRSLSDVHEVRLPMVAELCDDLVSGRVPERDGDEVVVTLGQLGSALLYFHGPSPLAKPFERGLGVMCHITSLPREEGPGTLGPEAYDFVDWLERCHQGYWQVLPVNPTDSFGSPYAGLSAFAGNTALVDGCGRTLEGLWEAWEAKGVAGLPAGLAGRGRVDERVFTEARLSAFSEANADWLDPYCAFMAVRDAVAAGEVAVDADDGVPLESVAWQDWPARYREYSPALLDDPVLAGRVGFHRFCQWVFQEQWDGLKAYANDRGVSLIGDMPMYVSEDSADTWANREVFNLGEDGRKDESAGVPPDAFAPEGQLWGNPTYDWGRLADDGYGWWVERLRRAFGLYDYVRLDHFVGFENYYSVPAGKKATEGRWLPGPGKALFERAAEVFGPLPVIAEDLGTITPAIRGLVAQCGFPGMDVLEFADADLRGGYAPTPGKVAYTSTHDTDTLLGFVRSAYGIADDNEALTVAERIMADALRSDTRVVMMPLQDVMGLGTEARMNVPGQAEGNWRWQADAEGLASAEPLLRLLTEESGRSPR from the coding sequence ATGAGAGCCCTTCACAACAGCAGGGGCTCCCGGTACAGAGACCCATACGGCGCCGCCCCCCAGGGCGGCGCCGTCACGTTGACCGTGGACGTGTGGGACGACCCGGGAACCCAGGCATCCATCCGCACGTGGGTCGACGGCGTCGGCGAGACCTTCCTGCCCATGGAGCTCGTCGACACCGCCGACGACGGCCGCCTCACCTTCACCGGCGAGGTCCCGTGCGAGGAGCTCGGCATCGTCTGGTACGCCTTCCTCCTCGAGGGCTCCGACGGCACCGTGCGCTACTACGGCGCCCGCGAGGGCCGCACCGGCGGTGTGGGGCAGATGTACGATCACATGCCCCCGTCGTTCCAGATCACCGTGTACAGGCCCCGCGAGGTGACGCCCGACTGGTACAAGGGCGGCATGGTCTACCAGATCTTCCCCGACCGCTACAAGCGCGGGGCCGACTGGCGCGAGCGCACGGAGGCGGCCCTCTCCCAGGAGCGCGTGGGCGGCGTGCCCCGCTCCCTGGTGGAGGACTGGGACGAGCCGCCCGCGTACAAGCGCGACGACTCGGGCCGCGTGGCCGAGTGGGAGTTCTACGGCGGCACGCTCGAGGGCATCCGCGAGGAGCTGGGCCGCATCCGCGACATGGGCTTCACGGCCATCTACCTGAACCCCATCTTCGAGGCGCAGTCCAACCACCGCTACGACACGGGCGACTACCTGGCCGTGGACCCCATGCTGGGCGACGAGGCCGGGTTCCGCCGCCTGTGCGCCGAGGCCGCCGAGATGGGCGTCTCGGTGATCCTCGACGGCGTGTTCAACCACACGGGCGTGGACTCCCGCTACTTCAACAAGTTCGGCAACTACGACTCCGTGGGGGCCTGGCAGTCGCCCGACTCGCCCTATCGACCCTGGTACCTCATGCAGGAGGACGGCACCTACACCTGCTGGTGGGGCGTGGACGACCTGCCCGACACCGACAAGGCCAACCCCGAGTGGCAGGACTTCGTCTACGGCCCCGACGGCGTGGTGGCCCACTGGCTGCGCGCCGGCGCCCGCGGCTGGCGCCTGGACGTGGCCGACGAGCTCAACGACGCCTTCATCGCCGGCATCAAGGCCGCCGAGGACCGCGTGCTGCCCGACGCCCTGCTCCTGGGCGAGGTGTGGGAGGACGCCTCCAACAAGCTGGCCTACGGCGAGGTGCGCAAGTACCTCTGCGGCACCGAGCTCGACAGCGCCATGAACTACCCGTTCAGGGAGGCCCTGCTCCACTACGTCTGCGGCACCTGGCCCGCGGAGGAGATGGCGGAGCGCATGGCGTCGCTCAAGGAGAACTACCCGCCCGACGCCTTCTACGCCACCCTCAACCTGCTGGGCAGCCACGACCGCACGCGCCTGCTCACCATCCTTGGCGGCGCGCCCGACAAGGACTCCCTCAGCGACGACCAGCGCCGCGGGTACCGCCTCTCCGAGGGGCAGCGCGGACTCGCCAAGGGGCGCCTGTGGCTGGCCACCCTCGTGCAGATGTGCTCGCCGGGCGTGCCCTGCGTGTACTACGGCGACGAGGCCGGCCTCGAGGGCTACACCGACCCGTACAACCGTGGCACCTATCCCTGGGGCCACGAGGACGCCGACTGCGGCGCCATCTACAAGAACGCGATGGACCTGCGCCGGCAGTTCCCCATGCTGGTGAACGGCGGGTTCGAGCCGTTCTCCGTGGGTTCCGACGTCTACGGCTTCTGGCGCACGCCGGCGGCCGGCGACGACGAGGCCGGGGAGCGCATCTGCGTGCTCGTGAACCGCTCGCTCTCCGACGTCCACGAGGTGCGGCTGCCCATGGTGGCCGAGCTCTGCGACGACCTGGTGAGCGGGCGCGTGCCCGAGCGCGACGGCGACGAGGTCGTGGTGACCCTGGGCCAGCTGGGGAGCGCCCTGCTCTACTTCCACGGGCCGAGCCCCCTGGCCAAGCCCTTCGAGCGGGGCCTGGGCGTCATGTGCCACATCACCTCCCTGCCCCGCGAGGAGGGGCCGGGCACCCTGGGCCCCGAGGCCTACGACTTCGTGGACTGGCTCGAGCGCTGCCACCAGGGCTACTGGCAGGTGCTGCCGGTGAACCCCACCGACTCCTTCGGCAGCCCCTACGCGGGGCTCTCCGCCTTCGCGGGCAACACGGCGCTGGTGGACGGGTGCGGCAGGACACTCGAGGGGCTCTGGGAGGCCTGGGAGGCCAAGGGCGTGGCCGGGCTGCCGGCGGGCCTCGCCGGGCGCGGCCGCGTGGACGAGCGCGTGTTCACAGAGGCGCGCCTCTCGGCCTTCTCGGAGGCCAACGCCGACTGGCTCGACCCCTACTGCGCCTTCATGGCCGTGCGCGACGCCGTGGCCGCCGGCGAGGTGGCCGTGGATGCGGACGACGGCGTACCGCTTGAGTCCGTGGCCTGGCAGGACTGGCCGGCCCGCTACCGCGAGTACTCGCCGGCGCTCCTCGACGACCCGGTACTGGCGGGGCGCGTGGGCTTCCACCGGTTCTGCCAGTGGGTGTTCCAGGAGCAGTGGGACGGCCTCAAGGCCTACGCCAACGACCGCGGCGTGTCGCTCATCGGCGACATGCCCATGTACGTGAGCGAGGACTCCGCCGACACCTGGGCCAACCGCGAGGTCTTCAACCTGGGCGAGGACGGCCGCAAGGACGAGTCGGCCGGCGTGCCGCCCGACGCCTTCGCGCCGGAGGGGCAGCTGTGGGGCAACCCCACCTACGACTGGGGCCGCCTGGCCGACGACGGTTACGGCTGGTGGGTCGAGCGCCTGCGCAGGGCCTTCGGGCTCTACGACTACGTGCGCCTGGACCACTTCGTGGGCTTTGAGAACTACTACTCGGTGCCCGCCGGCAAGAAGGCCACCGAGGGCCGCTGGCTGCCGGGCCCGGGCAAGGCGCTCTTCGAGCGGGCGGCCGAGGTCTTTGGCCCGCTGCCCGTGATCGCCGAGGACCTGGGCACCATCACGCCGGCCATCCGCGGCCTCGTGGCCCAATGCGGCTTCCCCGGCATGGACGTGCTGGAGTTCGCCGATGCCGACCTCAGGGGCGGCTACGCCCCGACCCCGGGCAAGGTGGCCTACACGAGCACCCACGACACCGACACCCTGCTGGGCTTCGTGCGCTCCGCCTACGGGATCGCCGACGACAACGAGGCGCTCACCGTCGCCGAGAGGATCATGGCCGATGCGCTCCGGAGCGACACGCGCGTGGTCATGATGCCGCTGCAGGACGTCATGGGCCTGGGCACCGAGGCCCGCATGAACGTTCCGGGCCAGGCCGAGGGCAACTGGCGGTGGCAGGCCGACGCCGAGGGCCTGGCATCGGCCGAGCCGCTGCTGCGGCTGTTGACGGAGGAGAGCGGCAGGTCCCCGCGCTAG
- the glgA gene encoding glycogen synthase GlgA, protein MSAKVRRKLRIVFASAEVAPFTKTGGLGDVAGSLPKALAAAGCRVAVMTPKYGSIKQEYVDRMEHVCDFYLNMGWRSEYCGLERIVSDGVEFYFIDNEHFFKRDGGLYGYFDDGERFAFFSKAITESLQYLPDFRADVLHCNDWQTALAPVFLREYYQGLPLYDNVRTVFSVHNAKFQGQYGDSVLDTAGLLSAPKAVGQMYCGPKTVNYMQGALIYSDLLSTVSPTYAQELKTPFFGEGLDGIFRQREGALHGIVNGIDVDSLNPATDPAVPFNYSIDDMSGKAACKEALQRELGLEVNAERPLVAMVTRLTKQKGLDLVQYGLERLLGRSVQVAVLGTGDRAYEDSLRYFDWKYRGSMRAVIDFDLGLSQRMYAGADMFLMPSLFEPCGLSQLISMRYGTLPIVRETGGLKDTVTPYNRYTGEGTGFSFANFNGEEMCDCVLNACEVFWTDKQAWSSLQRQAMGQDFSWTVAANRYIDLYSTLHPEVISPDRG, encoded by the coding sequence GTGTCCGCCAAGGTCCGCAGGAAGCTCCGCATCGTCTTCGCCTCGGCCGAGGTCGCCCCGTTCACCAAGACGGGCGGCCTGGGCGACGTGGCCGGCTCGCTGCCCAAGGCCCTCGCGGCCGCGGGCTGCCGCGTCGCGGTCATGACGCCCAAGTACGGCTCTATCAAGCAGGAGTACGTCGACCGGATGGAGCACGTCTGCGACTTCTACCTCAACATGGGGTGGCGCAGCGAGTACTGCGGCCTCGAGCGCATCGTGTCCGACGGCGTGGAGTTCTACTTCATTGACAACGAGCACTTCTTCAAGCGCGACGGCGGCCTCTACGGCTATTTCGACGACGGCGAGCGCTTCGCGTTCTTCTCCAAGGCCATCACGGAGAGCCTGCAGTACCTGCCCGACTTCCGGGCCGACGTCCTGCACTGCAACGACTGGCAGACCGCCCTCGCACCGGTCTTCCTGCGCGAGTACTACCAGGGACTGCCGCTCTACGACAACGTGCGCACCGTGTTCTCCGTGCACAACGCCAAGTTCCAGGGTCAGTACGGCGACTCCGTGCTCGACACCGCCGGCCTGCTCTCGGCTCCCAAGGCCGTCGGTCAGATGTACTGCGGCCCCAAGACGGTGAACTACATGCAGGGCGCGCTCATCTACTCCGACCTGCTGTCCACCGTGAGCCCCACCTACGCCCAGGAGCTCAAGACCCCGTTCTTCGGCGAGGGTCTCGACGGCATCTTCCGCCAGCGCGAGGGCGCGCTCCACGGCATCGTCAACGGCATCGACGTGGACTCCCTGAACCCGGCTACCGACCCGGCCGTGCCGTTCAACTACTCGATCGACGATATGTCGGGCAAGGCCGCCTGCAAGGAGGCCCTCCAGCGCGAGCTCGGGCTGGAGGTCAACGCCGAGCGCCCGCTCGTGGCCATGGTGACCCGCCTCACCAAGCAGAAGGGCCTCGACCTCGTGCAGTACGGCCTCGAGCGCCTGCTGGGCCGCTCGGTGCAGGTGGCCGTGCTGGGCACGGGGGACCGTGCCTACGAGGACTCCCTGCGCTACTTCGACTGGAAGTACAGGGGGTCCATGAGAGCCGTCATCGACTTCGACCTGGGCCTGTCCCAGCGCATGTACGCCGGCGCCGACATGTTCCTCATGCCGTCGCTGTTCGAGCCCTGCGGCCTGTCGCAGCTCATCTCCATGCGCTACGGAACCTTGCCCATCGTCCGCGAGACCGGCGGCCTCAAGGACACCGTCACCCCGTACAACCGTTACACCGGCGAGGGTACGGGCTTCTCGTTCGCCAACTTCAACGGCGAGGAGATGTGCGACTGCGTGCTCAACGCCTGCGAGGTATTCTGGACCGACAAGCAGGCCTGGTCCTCGCTCCAGCGGCAGGCCATGGGCCAGGACTTCTCCTGGACCGTCGCGGCCAACCGCTACATCGACCTGTACTCGACGCTCCACCCCGAGGTGATCTCGCCCGACCGCGGCTAG
- the glgD gene encoding glucose-1-phosphate adenylyltransferase subunit GlgD, translating into MDRCIGLITANYSVKNPSALTESRPPAALPVAGRYRMVDFALSNMVNAGMRTVGLILPYNYRALMDHVESGKDWSLDRKHGGLFNLPGSAFGSSRSGARFLIRDLIDNRMFLEKETRPYVVLSAANIILNMDYTELIDEHVKSGADITVVTKRASEENVSLTGFHTENGRVTGVHQGVQFGDTAFMDTFIVSIDILKQLLGWYEAVDYLDLFEALIGDLDRVNVRTFTFDGPAMAVFSAKCFYKNSMKLLDPEIDDEIFGDERPIYTKAHDNPPAKYEPGSKVSNALVAGGSRIAGCVENSILGRSVIVEAGATVRNSIIMQSCTVESGARVENAIIDRDNVVPARTELRGTTDDVLIKGKGTL; encoded by the coding sequence GTGGATCGCTGCATCGGACTCATCACCGCCAATTATTCCGTCAAGAACCCGAGTGCCCTCACCGAGTCGCGCCCCCCTGCGGCGCTCCCGGTGGCCGGCCGCTACCGCATGGTCGACTTCGCCCTGTCCAACATGGTGAATGCCGGCATGCGCACCGTGGGCCTCATCCTGCCCTACAACTACCGCGCCCTCATGGACCACGTCGAGAGCGGCAAGGACTGGTCCCTCGACCGCAAGCACGGCGGCCTGTTCAACCTGCCCGGCTCCGCCTTCGGCAGTTCCCGCTCCGGCGCGCGCTTCCTCATCCGCGACCTTATCGACAACCGCATGTTCCTCGAGAAGGAGACCCGTCCCTACGTGGTCCTCTCGGCCGCCAACATCATCCTCAACATGGACTACACCGAGCTCATCGACGAGCACGTGAAGTCCGGCGCCGACATCACCGTGGTGACCAAGCGCGCCTCCGAGGAGAACGTCTCCCTCACCGGCTTCCACACCGAGAACGGCCGCGTGACCGGCGTACATCAGGGCGTCCAGTTCGGCGACACCGCCTTCATGGACACCTTCATCGTCTCCATCGACATCCTCAAGCAGCTTCTCGGCTGGTACGAAGCCGTGGACTACCTCGACCTCTTCGAGGCCCTCATCGGCGACCTCGACCGCGTCAACGTCCGGACCTTCACCTTCGATGGCCCGGCCATGGCGGTCTTCTCGGCCAAGTGCTTCTACAAGAACTCGATGAAGCTCCTCGACCCCGAGATCGACGACGAGATCTTCGGCGACGAGCGCCCCATCTACACCAAGGCCCACGACAACCCGCCCGCGAAGTACGAGCCGGGCTCCAAGGTGTCCAACGCCTTGGTGGCCGGCGGCTCCCGCATCGCCGGCTGCGTGGAGAACTCCATCCTCGGCCGCAGCGTCATCGTCGAGGCCGGCGCGACCGTCCGCAACTCCATCATCATGCAGTCCTGCACCGTCGAGAGCGGCGCCCGCGTGGAGAACGCCATCATCGACCGTGACAACGTGGTGCCCGCCCGCACCGAGCTCCGCGGCACCACCGACGACGTCCTCATCAAGGGGAAGGGAACCCTCTAG
- a CDS encoding glucose-1-phosphate adenylyltransferase translates to MSKKECLAMLLAGGQGSRLGALTRSIAKPAVSFGGKYRIIDFALSNCANSDINTVGVLTQYRPYLLHSYIGTGAAWNLDERGAGVSVLPPFATEAGGSWYAGTADAIYQNLGYIESNDPEYVLILSGDHLYSMDYRKMLDVHIKNNADLTISVMPVPWDEASRFGIITKDEDDSVIKFTEKPAQPDSNLASMGIYIFSTDLMVQALKEDAADPDSEHDFGNNIIPKMLEEGRRIFCYEFNGFWRDVGTISSYHDTAMQLLGANPEFNLYNKDFPVMSNAPTRPPHLIGTAASVDDSLVANGCRVFGEVKHSILSTDAYVGPRAHVVDSILLPGAKVMAGAYVVNAILGEGAVVEENVKFGSVDKVKDTAVVGDNVVVGKGEE, encoded by the coding sequence ATGAGCAAGAAGGAGTGCCTCGCCATGCTTCTTGCCGGCGGCCAAGGTTCCCGTCTCGGGGCTTTGACCCGGTCCATCGCCAAGCCCGCCGTGTCCTTCGGCGGCAAGTACCGCATCATCGACTTCGCGCTCTCCAACTGCGCCAACTCGGACATCAACACCGTCGGTGTCCTCACGCAGTACAGGCCCTACCTGCTCCACAGCTACATCGGGACCGGCGCGGCCTGGAACCTCGACGAGCGCGGCGCGGGCGTCTCCGTGCTCCCGCCGTTCGCCACCGAGGCTGGCGGCTCCTGGTACGCCGGCACGGCCGACGCCATCTACCAGAACCTCGGCTACATCGAGAGCAACGACCCCGAGTACGTGCTCATCCTCTCGGGCGACCACCTGTACTCCATGGACTACCGTAAGATGCTGGACGTCCACATCAAGAACAACGCCGACCTCACCATCTCTGTCATGCCGGTGCCGTGGGACGAGGCCAGCCGCTTCGGCATCATCACCAAGGACGAGGACGACTCGGTGATCAAGTTCACCGAGAAGCCGGCCCAGCCCGACTCCAACCTCGCCTCCATGGGCATCTACATCTTCTCAACCGACCTCATGGTGCAGGCCCTCAAGGAGGACGCCGCCGATCCCGATTCCGAGCACGACTTCGGCAACAACATCATCCCGAAGATGCTCGAGGAGGGCCGTCGCATCTTCTGCTACGAGTTCAACGGCTTCTGGCGCGACGTCGGCACCATCTCGTCCTACCACGACACCGCCATGCAGCTGTTGGGCGCCAACCCGGAGTTCAACCTGTACAACAAGGACTTCCCGGTGATGAGCAACGCGCCCACCCGCCCGCCCCACCTCATCGGCACCGCCGCCTCGGTGGACGACTCCCTCGTGGCCAACGGCTGTCGCGTGTTCGGCGAGGTCAAGCATTCCATCCTGTCCACGGACGCCTACGTGGGCCCGCGCGCCCATGTGGTCGACTCCATCCTGCTGCCCGGCGCCAAGGTCATGGCCGGCGCCTACGTGGTGAACGCCATCCTGGGCGAGGGCGCCGTCGTGGAGGAGAACGTCAAGTTCGGCAGTGTCGACAAGGTCAAGGACACCGCCGTCGTCGGTGACAACGTCGTCGTTGGAAAGGGGGAGGAGTAA
- a CDS encoding glycogen/starch/alpha-glucan phosphorylase, translating into MKNEIFKDTEQFKREYRRMVESEVGKGFDEADDHERFAALCKLVAFRARAIHVRNDNAIEAQRKKRVFYFSLEFLIGPLLENYLLNLGILDTVSEGLAEMGTSLEAVSSCEVDPGLGNGGLGRLAACFLDSMAHEGIAGYGNGMRYRYGLFRQVIKDGRQVEETDNWLAKGYPWEVRRPESAVPVTFGGEVVRHEEDGRYWFTLEGGETVNAVPYDIPVVGYGGNTVNKLRVWAAEPVEERFDLDAFNEGAYADASKFRTDVEAISTILYPNDAGEHGRILRLKQEYLFVAAGIGSIMRTFKREHTGADGTVDWAAFPEAVAIHTNDTHPAMCGAELLRVLVDEEGLDYDTAWGIVTRSISYTNHTVLPEALEKWPIDVFRRLLPRIYMWIEEIDRRYREDFMVEHGDRMDLLRDTAILWDGQVRMANLSIICSHSVNGVAKIHTDILEREVLKDFYELTPEKFNNKTNGISFRRFLGNANPSYSRLITDAIGDGWLDDASELKRLEAFSADPVFLDAMADSKRLNKERLARYVREQTGVELDCDSVFDVQVKRFHAYKRQLLNIFKVMDVYNRIVADPSYRPRPTSFIFSGKAAQSYTYAKEVIRLINSVADVVNNDPRANEMIKVAFIPNFSVGNAELIYPAAEISEQISTAGMEASGTSNMKLMANGAITLGTLDGANVEIAQLAGRENIEIFGLEVADVEGYKSRGDYFAWDEYNRDRDRLGRVVDELVDGTFARLSGDFSLIHDGLMHQNDADFVLKDFRPYVSAWEHLGEVYGDRRRWNRMALANTANSGFFSSDRTIREYAEDIWHV; encoded by the coding sequence ATGAAAAACGAGATCTTCAAGGACACCGAGCAGTTCAAACGCGAGTACCGCCGCATGGTCGAGTCCGAGGTGGGCAAGGGCTTCGACGAGGCCGACGACCACGAGCGCTTCGCCGCCCTCTGCAAGCTCGTCGCCTTCCGCGCCCGCGCCATCCACGTGCGCAACGACAACGCCATCGAGGCTCAGCGCAAGAAGCGCGTCTTCTACTTCTCCCTCGAGTTCCTCATCGGCCCCCTCCTCGAGAACTACCTGCTCAACCTCGGCATCCTCGACACCGTGAGCGAGGGTCTCGCCGAGATGGGCACGAGCCTCGAGGCCGTCTCCTCCTGCGAGGTCGACCCCGGCCTCGGCAACGGCGGCCTCGGCCGCCTGGCCGCGTGCTTCCTCGACTCCATGGCCCACGAGGGCATCGCCGGCTACGGCAACGGCATGCGTTACCGCTACGGCCTGTTCCGCCAGGTCATCAAGGACGGCCGCCAGGTGGAGGAGACCGACAACTGGCTGGCCAAGGGCTACCCCTGGGAGGTGCGTCGCCCCGAGTCCGCCGTGCCGGTGACCTTTGGCGGTGAGGTGGTACGCCACGAGGAGGACGGTCGCTACTGGTTCACCCTGGAGGGCGGCGAGACCGTCAACGCCGTGCCCTACGACATCCCCGTGGTGGGTTACGGCGGCAACACCGTCAACAAGCTGCGTGTGTGGGCAGCCGAGCCCGTGGAGGAGCGCTTCGACCTCGACGCCTTCAACGAGGGCGCCTACGCCGACGCCTCCAAGTTCCGCACGGACGTCGAGGCCATCTCCACGATCCTCTACCCCAACGACGCCGGCGAGCACGGCCGCATCCTGCGCCTCAAGCAGGAGTACCTGTTCGTGGCAGCGGGTATCGGCTCCATCATGCGCACCTTCAAGCGCGAGCACACCGGCGCCGACGGCACCGTCGACTGGGCCGCGTTCCCCGAGGCCGTCGCCATCCACACCAACGACACCCACCCGGCCATGTGCGGAGCCGAGCTCCTCCGCGTGCTCGTGGACGAGGAGGGCCTGGACTACGACACCGCGTGGGGCATCGTCACCCGCTCCATCAGCTACACCAACCACACGGTGCTGCCCGAGGCCCTGGAGAAGTGGCCCATCGACGTCTTCCGCCGCCTCCTGCCCCGCATCTACATGTGGATCGAGGAGATCGACCGCCGCTACCGCGAGGACTTCATGGTCGAGCACGGCGACCGCATGGACCTGCTGCGCGACACCGCCATCCTCTGGGACGGCCAGGTCCGCATGGCCAACCTGTCCATCATCTGCTCCCACTCCGTGAACGGCGTGGCCAAGATCCACACCGACATCCTGGAGCGCGAGGTCCTCAAGGACTTCTACGAGCTCACGCCCGAGAAGTTCAACAACAAGACCAACGGCATCTCGTTCCGCCGCTTCCTCGGCAACGCCAATCCCAGCTACTCGCGGCTCATCACCGACGCCATCGGCGACGGCTGGCTCGATGACGCCAGCGAGCTCAAGCGCCTCGAGGCCTTCTCAGCCGACCCGGTGTTCCTCGACGCCATGGCCGACTCCAAGCGCCTCAACAAGGAGCGCCTGGCCCGGTACGTGCGTGAGCAGACCGGCGTGGAGCTCGACTGCGACAGCGTCTTCGACGTCCAGGTGAAGCGCTTCCACGCCTACAAGCGCCAGCTGCTCAACATCTTCAAGGTGATGGACGTCTACAACCGCATCGTCGCCGACCCCTCCTACCGCCCCCGCCCGACCTCCTTCATCTTCTCGGGCAAGGCCGCCCAGAGCTACACCTACGCCAAGGAGGTCATCCGCCTCATCAACTCTGTGGCCGACGTGGTCAACAACGACCCCCGTGCCAACGAGATGATCAAAGTAGCTTTCATCCCCAACTTCTCCGTGGGCAACGCCGAGCTCATCTACCCGGCCGCCGAGATCTCCGAGCAGATCTCCACCGCCGGCATGGAGGCCTCCGGCACGTCCAACATGAAGCTCATGGCCAACGGCGCCATCACCCTGGGCACCCTCGACGGTGCCAACGTCGAGATCGCCCAGCTGGCCGGCCGTGAGAACATCGAGATCTTCGGCCTCGAGGTGGCCGACGTCGAGGGCTACAAGTCCCGCGGCGACTACTTCGCCTGGGACGAGTACAACCGCGACCGCGACCGCCTCGGCCGCGTGGTCGACGAGCTCGTGGACGGCACCTTCGCCCGCCTGTCCGGCGACTTCAGCCTCATCCACGACGGCCTCATGCATCAGAACGACGCCGACTTCGTCCTCAAGGACTTCCGCCCCTACGTCTCGGCGTGGGAGCACCTGGGCGAGGTCTACGGCGACCGCCGCCGCTGGAACCGGATGGCGCTTGCAAATACTGCGAACTCCGGTTTCTTCAGCTCAGACAGAACCATCCGCGAGTACGCTGAAGACATCTGGCACGTTTAG